The following coding sequences are from one Thermocrinis jamiesonii window:
- a CDS encoding YicC family protein, producing MTGVGKGVSENENWRAVVFIRTLNSKGLEISIKSNMPLYEFELDIRNFLKDYIKRGTVSLIIQIEPKLEKSPLDLQSLIRTFQTFKSLSQELNINLSDDMAFYASLRYAEKKEEELSEEIKSLVNQALFQALRELVQSREEEGRKLKEDFTERIKIIKANLTQILERKEEVLERLRHRVLERAKELGLPEENPTVLNEIVFLLSKMDIEEELTRFKVHLERFENLLNSEEEVGRRLDFLLQEMHREINTLGNKMPELSKWAVEIKVEIDRLKQQVANVE from the coding sequence ATGACAGGAGTAGGGAAGGGGGTTTCGGAAAACGAGAACTGGAGGGCAGTGGTATTTATTAGAACACTCAACTCAAAGGGTCTTGAAATTTCCATAAAGTCAAACATGCCCCTATATGAATTTGAACTTGATATAAGGAATTTTCTAAAAGACTACATCAAAAGAGGTACTGTAAGTCTAATAATACAGATTGAGCCTAAGCTGGAAAAGAGCCCTTTAGATTTGCAGAGTTTGATAAGAACCTTCCAAACCTTTAAATCTCTATCTCAAGAGTTAAACATAAACCTATCGGATGATATGGCTTTTTATGCGTCCCTAAGATACGCTGAAAAAAAGGAGGAAGAACTAAGCGAAGAGATAAAGTCCCTTGTAAATCAGGCACTCTTTCAAGCTTTAAGGGAGTTAGTTCAAAGCAGAGAGGAAGAAGGTAGAAAACTCAAAGAAGACTTCACAGAAAGAATAAAGATCATAAAGGCAAATTTAACCCAGATTTTGGAAAGAAAAGAAGAGGTTTTGGAAAGGCTAAGGCACAGGGTTTTGGAAAGGGCTAAAGAGCTGGGTCTCCCGGAAGAAAACCCTACGGTGCTAAATGAGATAGTGTTTTTACTCTCAAAGATGGACATAGAGGAGGAACTAACAAGGTTTAAGGTTCACCTTGAAAGATTTGAAAATCTTTTAAATTCGGAAGAGGAAGTAGGAAGGAGATTAGACTTTTTGCTTCAGGAGATGCACAGAGAGATAAACACCCTCGGCAACAAGATGCCAGAACTATCCAAGTGGGCAGTGGAAATAAAGGTTGAAATAGATAGGCTAAAACAGCAGGTAGCCAATGTGGAGTAA